A section of the Dermacoccus nishinomiyaensis genome encodes:
- a CDS encoding helix-turn-helix domain-containing protein: protein MVKNEQMRAQGQFSRQISRFIAGMLRERDVKQREVAERLERTQAYVSERVNGKRSWTLDELDSISSLLGFTSGLSMLEEVAERARLTRQRTDELAARRDKAGLSVPPRNLRAVADSNVGADEEVEGRQEEP, encoded by the coding sequence ATGGTGAAAAACGAGCAGATGCGCGCGCAGGGCCAGTTCTCCAGGCAGATCAGCCGCTTCATCGCGGGGATGCTGCGGGAGCGCGACGTGAAGCAGCGCGAAGTGGCCGAGCGGCTGGAGCGCACTCAGGCGTACGTGTCCGAGCGCGTCAACGGTAAGCGTTCATGGACGCTTGACGAGCTGGACAGCATCTCAAGCCTCCTGGGCTTCACGTCCGGCCTGAGCATGCTGGAGGAGGTGGCGGAGCGCGCACGCCTCACGCGGCAGCGCACCGACGAGCTCGCCGCTCGCCGCGACAAGGCGGGGTTGTCGGTGCCGCCTCGTAACCTCAGGGCCGTTGCCGACTCGAACGTCGGCGCAGACGAAGAGGTCGAGGGACGCCAGGAGGAACCGTGA
- a CDS encoding recombinase family protein: MSNELAPQNTPFAPNQQAIAQYLGLNPNDAKSHAVVAVCERYELDPVLKHVIVIPKGGVYITRDGLLHIAHRSGQLDGIVVEKNPVIEDGEWVCTVSVYRKDMRFPFTFPGRYPVNGGNKQYAQEMALKAAESHALRRAFDVNGIPSIDETREDGGPSRHTATRQAPAISAADFGMPDATDEEPAVDTTTGEVIEEQA; the protein is encoded by the coding sequence ATGAGCAACGAACTCGCACCCCAGAACACGCCGTTCGCACCGAACCAGCAGGCGATCGCGCAGTACCTCGGCCTCAACCCGAACGACGCCAAGAGCCACGCCGTCGTCGCCGTCTGCGAACGCTACGAGCTCGACCCCGTCCTCAAGCACGTCATCGTCATCCCCAAGGGCGGCGTCTACATCACCCGAGACGGGCTGCTGCACATCGCGCACCGCTCCGGCCAGCTCGACGGCATCGTCGTCGAGAAGAACCCCGTCATCGAAGACGGCGAGTGGGTGTGCACCGTCAGCGTCTACCGCAAGGACATGCGCTTCCCGTTCACGTTCCCAGGCCGCTACCCCGTCAACGGCGGCAACAAGCAGTACGCGCAGGAAATGGCGCTCAAGGCCGCCGAATCCCACGCGCTGCGCCGAGCCTTCGACGTCAACGGCATCCCCTCGATCGACGAGACGAGGGAGGACGGCGGCCCTTCCCGCCACACCGCGACCCGCCAGGCCCCCGCGATCAGCGCCGCCGACTTCGGCATGCCCGATGCGACCGACGAGGAACCCGCGGTCGACACGACCACCGGAGAAGTCATCGAGGAGCAGGCATGA
- a CDS encoding WhiB family transcriptional regulator, with protein sequence MPHSPLWLPPKPAPSTRGDDWHNRAACIGHERTFDDADLEQHTTSRKPTFDATNDALAICGGCPVKTQCTTDALRIEKGTRSAERFSIRGGLTPTERANTKKA encoded by the coding sequence ATGCCCCATTCACCGCTCTGGCTCCCACCGAAGCCCGCACCGTCCACGCGTGGAGATGACTGGCACAACCGCGCCGCATGCATCGGCCACGAACGCACATTCGACGACGCCGACCTCGAACAGCACACCACGAGCCGCAAACCAACATTCGACGCCACCAACGACGCCCTCGCCATCTGCGGAGGGTGCCCCGTCAAAACGCAGTGCACCACCGACGCGCTACGCATCGAAAAGGGCACACGCAGCGCAGAACGCTTCAGCATCCGAGGCGGACTCACCCCAACCGAACGAGCCAACACGAAGAAGGCATGA
- a CDS encoding ImmA/IrrE family metallo-endopeptidase — MIEIAELVLLAEAMGVHVEWGRDLPVPAEYDHARRVIRMADGRGDCVTRCSLAHELGHAALHHEPDDDYLAQERSANMYAAKLLISEDAYRRAERIVGHDPRALAKELDVTLVMVVAWRMCHKAA, encoded by the coding sequence GTGATCGAGATCGCCGAGTTGGTGCTGCTTGCCGAGGCGATGGGGGTACACGTCGAGTGGGGGCGCGACCTGCCGGTGCCGGCCGAGTATGACCACGCGCGGCGCGTCATCCGCATGGCCGACGGGCGCGGCGACTGTGTCACGCGATGCAGCCTCGCGCACGAGCTCGGGCACGCCGCGCTCCACCATGAGCCGGACGATGACTACCTGGCGCAGGAGCGCAGCGCGAACATGTACGCGGCGAAGCTACTGATCAGCGAGGACGCCTACCGTCGCGCCGAGCGCATCGTCGGTCACGACCCGCGCGCCTTGGCGAAGGAACTCGACGTCACGCTCGTCATGGTCGTCGCGTGGAGGATGTGCCACAAGGCCGCATGA
- the ssb gene encoding single-stranded DNA-binding protein: protein MNEPKTTLVGNLVAEPELRYTPNGAAVVNLTIAQTPKVKDQSGQWVDGEALFARCTAWRDLAEHISESLTKGTRVIADVRIKSRSYDTKEGEKRTVTEYEIDAIGPDLRYATANVAKAERKQQGYTGHQRDDGSWTPNRESSFNSATGRGGFGQQGGDDPWAGQGGTSAPAPF, encoded by the coding sequence ATGAACGAACCCAAGACCACCCTCGTCGGCAACCTCGTCGCGGAGCCTGAACTTCGATACACCCCGAACGGTGCTGCCGTCGTCAACCTCACCATCGCGCAGACGCCGAAGGTGAAAGACCAGTCCGGGCAGTGGGTCGACGGCGAAGCGCTCTTCGCGCGCTGCACCGCCTGGCGTGACCTCGCCGAGCACATCAGCGAGTCGCTGACGAAGGGCACGCGTGTCATCGCCGACGTGCGGATCAAGTCGCGCTCGTACGACACGAAGGAGGGCGAGAAGCGCACCGTCACCGAGTACGAGATCGACGCGATCGGCCCCGACCTGCGCTACGCGACGGCGAATGTGGCGAAGGCGGAACGCAAGCAGCAGGGCTACACCGGCCATCAGCGCGACGACGGCTCATGGACGCCGAACCGCGAGTCGTCGTTCAACTCGGCGACCGGCCGCGGCGGGTTCGGGCAGCAGGGCGGCGATGACCCGTGGGCCGGGCAGGGCGGCACGTCAGCGCCCGCCCCGTTCTAG
- a CDS encoding MerR family transcriptional regulator, whose protein sequence is MPKQKTQEPFVSPCGKALHSIQDAAECHAASERVIFAAIKSGELPAVQHPGTKWSITCEDLFEWRRQYGTPNRAELERAS, encoded by the coding sequence ATGCCTAAGCAGAAGACCCAGGAGCCGTTTGTTAGCCCGTGCGGGAAGGCGCTGCACAGCATCCAGGACGCGGCCGAGTGTCACGCGGCGTCGGAGCGGGTGATCTTCGCGGCGATCAAGTCGGGCGAGCTGCCGGCGGTGCAGCATCCCGGCACGAAGTGGTCGATCACGTGCGAGGACTTGTTCGAGTGGCGCCGCCAGTACGGCACCCCGAACCGCGCCGAACTGGAGCGTGCGTCATGA
- a CDS encoding Ltp family lipoprotein: MKKLAALAALPLFALTACSSGSSDATKTVTVSATPSGAASPSDTPSSATNTPTDAADDTTATTETDDSAETQTATSDATEAASTSDYPTSDTADTPGTEAADTTTSDGPTDEATSESPADTPATTAETPAAGGQVDSAISSARSYLAYSAFSKQGLIDQLSSPYGEKYPLSVATQAVNSLTDVDWNEQAVKSAQSYLKTQAFSCAGLTDQLSSAYGEKFTPAQAAYGASQTSACK, translated from the coding sequence ATGAAGAAGCTCGCCGCGCTCGCAGCCCTGCCCCTGTTCGCCCTCACCGCCTGCTCGAGCGGATCGAGTGACGCGACCAAGACCGTCACCGTCAGCGCGACACCGTCAGGCGCCGCATCCCCGAGTGATACGCCATCGAGCGCAACGAACACACCGACCGATGCTGCGGACGACACCACCGCAACCACCGAGACGGACGATTCGGCGGAAACGCAAACCGCAACGAGCGACGCCACCGAAGCCGCGAGCACGAGCGACTACCCGACCAGCGACACCGCCGACACGCCAGGAACCGAAGCGGCGGACACGACGACAAGCGACGGCCCCACCGACGAAGCCACAAGCGAATCCCCCGCCGATACCCCAGCCACAACCGCCGAAACGCCAGCGGCCGGCGGACAAGTCGACTCCGCGATATCGTCCGCGCGCAGCTACCTCGCCTACTCGGCGTTCTCCAAGCAGGGGTTGATCGATCAACTCTCGTCACCCTACGGCGAGAAGTACCCACTGTCGGTCGCCACCCAGGCCGTCAACTCGCTGACGGACGTTGACTGGAACGAGCAGGCCGTTAAGTCCGCCCAGAGCTATCTCAAGACGCAGGCCTTCTCGTGCGCCGGGCTGACCGATCAGCTCTCGTCGGCCTATGGCGAGAAGTTCACGCCCGCCCAGGCTGCGTACGGCGCTTCACAGACGTCGGCCTGCAAGTAA
- a CDS encoding ParB N-terminal domain-containing protein yields MLYQFLPRLSDDEYTSLEKSIREHGIQVPIVVDENGSVIDGHHRKEIADRLGLPCPRNTARDLDETGKRTLACSLNLDRRHLNREQKREVIAKSLMADPQLSDRQHAERVGASPTTVGNLRSTLEEMGELSKLDSRLSADGRERPATRPTPAADYVTDQAADYVTDQADLDTALADAGFDTPDADSPPAHSASSPNGKQYTRPEPQTPRRAPLPDAFWRATYDLTKVTERLGRLTQDDRFPQNAEKVATANRSDLLRASDLLHQVIDSIPEI; encoded by the coding sequence ATGCTGTACCAGTTCCTCCCCCGCCTCTCGGACGACGAATACACGTCGCTCGAGAAGTCGATCCGCGAGCACGGCATTCAGGTGCCGATCGTTGTCGACGAGAACGGCTCGGTCATCGACGGGCACCACCGCAAGGAGATCGCCGACCGCCTCGGTCTGCCGTGCCCTCGCAACACGGCACGCGACCTCGACGAGACGGGCAAGCGCACCCTCGCCTGCAGCCTCAACCTCGACCGGCGCCACCTCAACCGCGAGCAGAAGCGCGAAGTCATCGCGAAGTCACTGATGGCTGACCCGCAGCTCTCCGACCGGCAGCACGCCGAACGCGTCGGCGCGAGCCCGACGACGGTGGGCAACCTGCGGTCGACGCTCGAGGAAATGGGTGAACTGTCCAAGTTGGACAGTCGCCTCTCCGCCGATGGACGCGAGCGCCCCGCGACACGGCCCACCCCAGCCGCCGACTACGTCACCGACCAGGCCGCCGACTACGTCACCGACCAGGCCGACCTCGACACCGCGCTCGCGGACGCCGGGTTCGATACGCCGGACGCAGACTCGCCCCCAGCCCACTCGGCTTCCAGCCCCAACGGCAAGCAGTACACGCGCCCCGAACCGCAGACGCCGCGCCGCGCGCCCCTACCCGACGCATTCTGGCGCGCAACCTACGACCTCACAAAGGTCACCGAACGACTCGGACGCCTCACCCAAGACGACCGATTCCCCCAGAACGCGGAAAAGGTCGCCACAGCGAACCGCAGCGACCTTCTCCGAGCAAGCGACCTGCTCCACCAGGTCATCGATTCCATCCCTGAAATCTGA
- a CDS encoding helix-turn-helix domain-containing protein, which yields METTRMMFARAVNVRLEQIGLSKGEFAAKLGISQATLSNRLAGRRRLDTDHMDSMAQALGFKDAFAFIAYAKSLDEMAAA from the coding sequence ATGGAAACAACACGGATGATGTTTGCCCGGGCAGTCAATGTCCGCCTCGAACAGATCGGACTCAGCAAGGGAGAGTTCGCAGCCAAGCTCGGCATCAGCCAGGCCACCCTCTCCAACCGTCTCGCCGGCCGCCGTCGCCTCGACACCGACCACATGGACTCGATGGCGCAGGCCCTCGGCTTCAAAGACGCGTTTGCCTTTATCGCATATGCGAAGAGTCTCGACGAAATGGCAGCGGCATGA